From one Halosimplex rubrum genomic stretch:
- a CDS encoding amidohydrolase family protein translates to MAADIAIHDAFVLTVDDRNRLYERGTVLVEDGRITEVRSSQDADADIAADRVIDGEGKLVMPGLVNAHTHLELTPLLGAFSDVDLLEMMGSMTAIYGQIADGEFDYLTEAGYELAALNFLAGGVTTVNSQDVRPSAGAKTFGEAGLRGFFGPALSDLFWDVSVDEQFTRAHEFIDEYHDAYDGRIRATINPHDDWSCTRELWERTADLAADHPDLLVHTHLLELEESNTMARSNGAKDSLDLLDDVGLLDDRLVAAHFRLADDEDIRRTADADASVAHCPSIFSYWNTGSDVQWTPVPELRAAGVDVGLGIDDHYWHDSYNMFGEARQARLAANLKRSAGQYHSMELVRMLTIEGAKALGVGDEIGSLESGKRADIILLNVDKPKFTPLTNIPAQIANNATSADVETVIVDGDVLMADGDVKTMNTDAIQERVESAVEHFETETEWELGIGGSEPPSSIDIARDLPKRGPAQLLGRLAFQSARDRFSF, encoded by the coding sequence ATGGCTGCCGACATCGCGATCCACGATGCCTTCGTTCTCACAGTCGACGACAGGAATCGGCTCTACGAGAGGGGCACGGTGCTCGTCGAGGATGGCCGCATCACGGAGGTACGGTCGTCGCAGGACGCCGATGCGGACATCGCGGCTGACCGCGTCATCGACGGCGAAGGAAAACTCGTGATGCCGGGGCTGGTCAACGCGCACACTCACCTCGAACTGACGCCGTTGCTCGGCGCGTTCAGCGACGTCGACCTGCTTGAGATGATGGGGAGTATGACCGCTATCTACGGGCAGATTGCGGACGGCGAGTTCGACTACCTAACCGAGGCGGGGTACGAACTCGCTGCACTCAATTTCCTTGCGGGCGGCGTCACCACCGTCAACTCGCAAGACGTCCGTCCGAGCGCCGGTGCCAAGACCTTCGGCGAGGCAGGCCTCCGTGGGTTCTTCGGCCCGGCACTCTCCGACCTCTTCTGGGATGTCTCCGTCGACGAGCAGTTCACCCGCGCCCACGAGTTCATCGACGAGTACCACGATGCCTACGACGGTCGCATCCGCGCGACGATCAACCCCCACGACGACTGGTCGTGTACGCGCGAACTCTGGGAGCGCACCGCTGACCTCGCCGCGGATCACCCCGACTTGCTCGTTCATACGCATCTGCTCGAACTCGAAGAGAGCAACACGATGGCGCGCTCGAACGGTGCGAAAGACTCACTCGACCTGCTCGACGACGTCGGCCTCCTCGATGATCGGCTAGTAGCCGCGCACTTCCGCCTAGCGGACGACGAAGACATTCGGCGCACGGCTGATGCGGACGCGTCCGTCGCGCATTGCCCGTCGATCTTCTCGTACTGGAACACGGGCAGCGACGTACAGTGGACGCCGGTACCGGAACTCCGTGCAGCCGGTGTTGACGTCGGTCTCGGTATCGACGACCACTACTGGCACGACTCCTACAACATGTTCGGCGAGGCCCGACAGGCGCGGCTCGCGGCCAACCTCAAGCGGTCGGCCGGGCAGTACCACTCGATGGAACTCGTGCGGATGCTCACTATCGAGGGGGCGAAGGCACTCGGCGTCGGCGACGAGATCGGCAGTCTCGAATCCGGCAAGCGCGCCGACATTATCCTGCTCAACGTGGACAAGCCGAAGTTCACGCCCCTGACCAACATTCCGGCACAAATCGCCAACAACGCGACGTCCGCTGATGTGGAGACGGTCATCGTCGACGGCGACGTGCTGATGGCGGACGGTGACGTGAAGACGATGAACACCGACGCGATTCAGGAACGCGTCGAGTCCGCTGTCGAGCACTTCGAGACCGAGACGGAGTGGGAACTCGGCATCGGGGGGAGTGAGCCACCGAGCTCAATAGATATCGCGCGCGACCTGCCCAAGCGAGGGCCTGCTCAGTTGCTCGGCCGGCTCGCGTTCCAGTCAGCCAGAGACCGGTTCTCCTTCTAG
- a CDS encoding tyrosine-type recombinase/integrase, producing MESLQPEKAVEMYLQERSNEVSEWTYYSHQSRLGHFLDWCEQKGVDNLNELTGRDMHEYKLWRRESGISKVTEKTQMDTLRVFIRYCERIEAVQENLSEAVQSPDLDKDENVRDEILEGERAIQILEHLEKYEYASFRHTLLLLMFKCGMRLGGLHSLDLSDYDESNMSLHIEHRPETETPLKNKEDGSRLIALSSSQCRVLSDYIDENRHDVEDDFGRKPLLTRSSGRPHKNTIRNYVYQITRPCMIGDCPHGRDPDECDDNSWSGASSCPATVSPHSVRRGSITYHLLEDVPDGVVSDRMNVGQDTLDKHYDKRSLEEKMEQRRDHLQGI from the coding sequence ATGGAATCACTACAGCCAGAGAAAGCGGTCGAAATGTACCTTCAGGAGCGTAGTAACGAAGTATCGGAGTGGACGTACTATTCACACCAGAGTAGACTCGGCCACTTTCTGGATTGGTGTGAGCAGAAAGGAGTAGACAACCTGAACGAACTAACAGGGCGGGACATGCATGAATACAAGCTGTGGCGTCGTGAAAGCGGTATCTCGAAGGTTACGGAAAAGACGCAGATGGACACCCTTCGAGTGTTTATTCGCTACTGTGAAAGAATCGAGGCGGTCCAAGAGAACTTGAGTGAAGCTGTCCAGAGTCCAGACCTCGATAAAGATGAGAACGTACGAGACGAGATCTTGGAGGGAGAGCGAGCAATCCAGATATTGGAGCATCTGGAGAAATACGAGTATGCCAGCTTTCGCCACACTCTCCTTTTGCTCATGTTCAAGTGCGGGATGAGGTTGGGTGGACTCCATTCTCTAGACCTTTCTGACTACGACGAATCGAATATGAGTCTCCACATTGAACATCGACCTGAAACCGAGACTCCGCTGAAGAATAAAGAAGATGGAAGTCGGCTTATCGCACTCTCAAGCTCTCAATGTAGGGTTTTATCTGACTATATCGATGAAAACCGGCACGATGTAGAGGATGACTTCGGAAGGAAACCTTTGCTAACTCGTTCTTCAGGACGACCTCACAAGAATACCATCAGGAACTACGTCTATCAAATAACACGCCCGTGCATGATTGGCGACTGCCCGCACGGACGAGATCCCGACGAATGTGATGATAATAGTTGGTCCGGTGCGAGCAGCTGTCCGGCAACTGTATCTCCACACTCGGTGCGACGTGGCTCAATCACGTATCACCTGTTAGAGGATGTTCCCGATGGAGTGGTGAGTGACCGCATGAACGTGGGGCAAGATACTCTCGACAAGCACTACGATAAGCGAAGTCTGGAAGAAAAGATGGAACAGAGGCGAGACCACTTGCAAGGAATTTAG